Part of the Candidatus Moraniibacteriota bacterium genome is shown below.
TTAAGAAGCGTCGACTTTCCCGATCCATTCGGACCAAAAAGTACTGATATACTCCCGCTGCAAACATCCATACTGAAATCTTGGAAAATCGAAATGTCTCCAAAGGATTTTCTCAAATGGCGAACGGACAAAGTGCCTCTCATAGTGCCGACGGGTCGTAAAGAAGTTTCCGAAAATCGAGATGCTCTTTCACGATATTCCGCGTAGTAAAAATGTCGAGAAACGTCTGCGTTGCAGTAATATCATTCTCGTCAAGAGCACTGTACATCCGAAATCGAGAAATCGGCACAATCTTTATCATATCGTCGTCGAGAGCGGTATATCCTTTGAGATACTGTCGTGCCGCATCGGGATTGTCATTAATTTCTGCGACTGCTCGCCCAAATACTTCGAGCACCTTCTGAGCCACCTCTGGATTTTCCATCGCAAAATCTTTTCGGATAACTCCGACGCCAGAATAAAACGGATTGGAAATAGATTTCGTCGTCAAGTGATCCATCATCTCTTTGCCGATTCCTTTTGCTTTTACCACAGTCGGAATCGGTTCAACTGTGATAAGTGCATCTACCTGACCAGCCGCAAGCGCTTGCAACTGAAGTCCAAGAGGCAATTCAACCAACGTAACATTTTTGCCTACAATGAGGTCATGCTTCGCCAGAATATCACGTGCGATGGCATCCCATTGCACGCTCCCCGCTACAATGCCAATACTCTTACCATTCAAATCTTGAAATGACTGCAGTGGACTATCATTCCCAACAAGCAAGGCATCATTTTGAACGACATCATCCCCACCGCCCACAGAATAGATGAGGAGTTTCCTGGGATTTTTCGAATCAGCAATACCGACGACACCCGTTGCCGCAGAGGGCGGCGTGATATCCACCCTTCCCTGCAAGAGAGCGTCGATTATTTGATTTGGCGCTTCGAATTTCACGAATTCCGCATCAATTCCCACCTCTTCGAAATAACCTTTCTCTTTTGCAAGATAGAACGGCAGCCCTTGTACGACCGGCATCGTAGTTATCCTCACCGTTGTCATTTCTTTCTTCCTCTCTACAGCAGAAGAGGGGTTGTTCTCTTGGTCTTCTTTTGGGCGATTGCTGATAAACCACCCACCTGCAAGAACCAAGAGCACCAGTATCATGCCTCCAAATATCCTCTGCATATATTCTTCATAATTATTGATTAAAAAACACTGCCTGCCACAAGAAAAACCCGCGTCGCTTCGGGCACAGTATAACAGAAACAAAACATCCCCGACATACCGAGGAT
Proteins encoded:
- a CDS encoding ABC transporter substrate-binding protein — encoded protein: MQRIFGGMILVLLVLAGGWFISNRPKEDQENNPSSAVERKKEMTTVRITTMPVVQGLPFYLAKEKGYFEEVGIDAEFVKFEAPNQIIDALLQGRVDITPPSAATGVVGIADSKNPRKLLIYSVGGGDDVVQNDALLVGNDSPLQSFQDLNGKSIGIVAGSVQWDAIARDILAKHDLIVGKNVTLVELPLGLQLQALAAGQVDALITVEPIPTVVKAKGIGKEMMDHLTTKSISNPFYSGVGVIRKDFAMENPEVAQKVLEVFGRAVAEINDNPDAARQYLKGYTALDDDMIKIVPISRFRMYSALDENDITATQTFLDIFTTRNIVKEHLDFRKLLYDPSAL